DNA from Bacteroides zoogleoformans:
CAGGCAATTGCAGCTACACCCACCGTTTCGCAAGGTACGTGGTCGGATTGTTAAAGGCAATGACTTTGAAAGATGCGGCCAACCTGTTGGGAGTAACATGGGACACCATCAAAGACATACATAGCCGGTATTTGGAATACCATTACACCCCTCCTTCGTTGGAGGGTGTGGATTGTATCGGCATAGACGAGTTCGCCGTAAGAAGAGGGCACATATACAAGACAATAGTTGTCGACCTGAGGAGCGGACGTATCATATATGTTGGCGAAGGCAAAGGAGCTGATGCCTTGAACGGCTTTTGGAAAAGGGTAAAGCGAAAAGGCATTGACATCAAGTATGTTACCACAGACCTTTCTGCGGCATTCATTTCGTCCGTATATGAACATTGTCCCAATGCGCTTCATGTTTTTGACCATTTCCACGTGGTCAAGCTCATGAACGAAAAGCTGGATGACATACGCAGAGTACAGTACAACATGGAAAAGGATATCAATAAGCGGAAGGTCCTCAAAGGCACGAGATACCTCCTGTTAAGCAATGGTGAGGACATCTTTGACAAGGAATATAAAACGAGGCTTGACAATGCTCTGGACATGAACAAGCCTCTCTCGCAGGCATATTACCTCAAGGAGCAGCTCCGGGAATTTTGGACACAGATCAACAAGGAAGAGGCGGAGAAAGTAATGCTGGATTGGGTAAACCAGGCTAAAGAGAGCAAAGTGCCACAGCTGATGAAAATGGCTGCAACCATTATGGCGCATCGAACGGGAATACTCGCATGGTACGACTGCCATATCTCTACCGGCAAAGTGGAGGGCATCAACAATAAGATAAAAGTAATGAAAAGGAATGCGTACGGATTCAGGGATGAACGATACTTTGAGCTTAGGCTTTATGCACTACACGACTGCCGTATCACTCGAAATGTCGGATGAGCCTTTTTTTTTATCTTTATTCTTGTTTTTAAATGCGTATGACGAAAAAGGCTGACAAGGAGCGCAACCAGCTAAAACCTTTATTGATTTCTTGGAATAGAAGGATATTATGTCCTCTTTTTGAACTGTCCTAATGTCCTTGAAAATAAACTTTGCTTCATTATTGGTCTCATATCACTGCTGGGCACTTAATCCCAGCTGATTTTCAATTGTTTATAATTTAGTTCTTTGACATTTTTGTAATCGCAATCGGCAAGTATCTCTCTTACAGACGTTTTATCCAGTAGAGAAAAGCTCAAAATTTGTAGAATTTCGTAGATTGGACGGTTAACTTTCAATCTGTAAGCGATAATGGCAACCAGACAGTATGTTATGATGGCACAGTACACTTGTATCTTGACTGCATTCATCGTGGTGCCCCAAAAAGATTTTACTTTCAGGTGTTGCTTTATCCATTTGAAAAATAGTTCCACCTGCCAACGGTTCTTGTATAGCAAAGCAATTTCCTCTGCTGATAGTTCCATGTTGTTGGTGATGAACACAAATTCTCTGTCCAGTTCTTCATCGTAGTATTTAACCCGCCGGAGTTTGTCCGGATATGCTTTGAGCGATTTATACGTTTCAAGCATTCCAATCTGATCACATTTTATTCCGGTTGTTTTATCGACTTCACGGGAATACATTCTACGGAATCTCATATTATCTTTTGCACGTGTAACGAAGTAAGCACCACTGGTGTGAAGCTTATGCAAACGGGTGAAGTCAACATATCCTTTATCCATGATATA
Protein-coding regions in this window:
- a CDS encoding IS4 family transposase, which produces MNQGKYIFAQLTDFLPRRVFDRLVEKYSGNKKIRTFTCWNQMLCMIFGQLTARDSMRDLMLSLEAHKNKYFHLGFGATVSRTNLGKANRNRDYRIYEEFAYTLIAEARNSYNKNDFEVKVDGNVYAFDSSTIDLCLNVFWWAEFKKHKGGIKLHTLYDVKTSIPTIVLVTNAKVHDVNMLDELSYEKGSFYIMDKGYVDFTRLHKLHTSGAYFVTRAKDNMRFRRMYSREVDKTTGIKCDQIGMLETYKSLKAYPDKLRRVKYYDEELDREFVFITNNMELSAEEIALLYKNRWQVELFFKWIKQHLKVKSFWGTTMNAVKIQVYCAIITYCLVAIIAYRLKVNRPIYEILQILSFSLLDKTSVREILADCDYKNVKELNYKQLKISWD
- a CDS encoding ISL3 family transposase — translated: MNSSFLYHAWGLYNHKCTREEYKGNTIILHVEAKERQNECPKCGCRHLVKNGYRMRDFIGLPVGGKKVIVRMKVQRYKCKNKDCDYDRQENIPFATGNCSYTHRFARYVVGLLKAMTLKDAANLLGVTWDTIKDIHSRYLEYHYTPPSLEGVDCIGIDEFAVRRGHIYKTIVVDLRSGRIIYVGEGKGADALNGFWKRVKRKGIDIKYVTTDLSAAFISSVYEHCPNALHVFDHFHVVKLMNEKLDDIRRVQYNMEKDINKRKVLKGTRYLLLSNGEDIFDKEYKTRLDNALDMNKPLSQAYYLKEQLREFWTQINKEEAEKVMLDWVNQAKESKVPQLMKMAATIMAHRTGILAWYDCHISTGKVEGINNKIKVMKRNAYGFRDERYFELRLYALHDCRITRNVG